From Homalodisca vitripennis isolate AUS2020 chromosome 1, UT_GWSS_2.1, whole genome shotgun sequence, the proteins below share one genomic window:
- the LOC124357678 gene encoding SCAN domain-containing protein 3-like: MKDELMFSTELLTTTKAVDVMEAVSDFFKKHGHSWQKLIGVCTDGAPSMLGSRSGFVQLVKEKNADVVGIHCFIHRQALAAKTLPNELNAVLKLCIKVVNYVKNSALNTRLFKILCEDLGSDHKTLLFHTEVRWLSKGNMLGRLFELRDEVITFLAQQKQNELSAEFKKPWNQVILAYLSDFFDTLNNLNLRLQGADSNIVTHRDAIKMYVEKLQLWINEPQQLFKFQQSSVSLRRSMF; the protein is encoded by the coding sequence atgaaggatGAACTGATGTTTTCTACTGAGCTGTTGACCACTACTAAAGCTGTAGATGTGATGGAAGCAGTATCAGACTTTTTTAAGAAACACGGACATTCTTGGCAAAAACTTATTGGTGTATGCACAGATGGTGCTCCTTCAATGCTGGGTTCTCGTTCAGGCTTTGTGCAGTTGGTCAAAGAGAAGAATGCTGATGTGGTTGGgattcattgttttattcacCGCCAAGCCTTGGCAGCAAAAACTCTTCCTAACGAACTCAATGCTGTTTTAAAGCTTTGTATTAAAGTAGTCAACTACGTTAAGAACAGTGCATTAAATACTCGACTGTTTAAAATTCTGTGTGAAGATTTAGGAAGTGATCACAAAACGCTGCTATTTCATACAGAAGTACGATGGCTATCAAAAGGCAATATGTTGGGAAGACTATTTGAACTCcgtgatgaagtgataacgtttttGGCACAGCAGAAACAAAACGAGCTTAGTGCAGAGTTCAAAAAACCCTGGAACCAAGTGATTTTGGCCTATTTATCAGACTTTTTTGACACGTTAAATAACCTAAACTTGAGACTGCAAGGTGCAGACTCAAATATAGTAACACATCGGGATGCCATCAAGATGTACGTTGAGAAACTACAACTTTGGATCAATGAACCCCAGCAACTATTCAAGTTTCAGCAAAGTAGTGTCAGTCTCAGAAGAAGTATGTTTTGA